One stretch of Callospermophilus lateralis isolate mCalLat2 chromosome 11, mCalLat2.hap1, whole genome shotgun sequence DNA includes these proteins:
- the LOC143409925 gene encoding CMRF35-like molecule 7, giving the protein MWLPGALLLLSLAGCFSIQGPKHVQGREQGSLTVQCHYSPQWTNYQKWWCRGRYWRTCHILVQTRGSEQEEKQGRVSIVDNQRDHSFTVTMEKLQRDDMDTYWCGIKKSGTDLGTQVRVTVYPGKDFLRTDATSSEPVWPTAHNLEMSSGSYKRTHYVLLVFLKVPILLVLVSVILWLKGSQRTPEEQ; this is encoded by the exons ATGTGGCTGCCCGGAGCTCTGCTCCTGCTCAGCCTGGCAG GATGTTTCTCCATCCAAGGTCCAAAGCATGTGCAAGGCCGAGAGCAGGGGTCACTGACCGTGCAGTGTCACTACAGCCCACAATGGACGAATTACCAGAAGTGGTGGTGCCGCGGAAGGTACTGGCGCACGTGCCACATCCTCGTTCAAACCAGAGGCTCGGAGCAGGAAGAGAAGCAAGGCCGCGTGTCCATCGTGGACAATCAGAGAGACCACTCATTCACGGTGACCATGGAGAAGCTCCAGCGTGACGACATGGACACTTACTGGTGTGGGATCAAGAAAAGTGGAACTGACCTTGGGACACAAGTAAGAGTGACCGTTTACCCAGGTAAAGACTTTCTT AGAACAGATGCTACTTCTTCTGAACCTGTATGGCCCACTGCCCACAATCTGGAGATGTCCTCTGGCTCCTACAAGAG GACCCACTACGTGCTCCTGGTGTTCCTGAAGGTGCCCATCTTACTCGTCCTGGTCAGTGTCATCCTCTGGCTGAAGGGGTCTCAGAGGACCCCCGAGGAACAATAG